The following proteins come from a genomic window of Rhodohalobacter sp. 614A:
- a CDS encoding L-ribulose-5-phosphate 4-epimerase, which yields MGKYDSIKQAAYQANMKIEELGLVLFTFGNVSAVDRVEEVFAIKPSGVPYEDLSPEKMVVVDFDAKTVEGDLRPSSDTKTHAVLYKHWPEIGGVAHTHSTYATAWAQSLKDIPILGTTHADHLTVDVPCAPPMADEMIKGDYEYQTGFQILKLFDERNLSYKEVEMVLVGSHAPFTWGESAEKAVYNSAVLEQIAEMAFLSLQIDPKGFRMKESLIQKHYERKHGKDAYYGQNGD from the coding sequence ATGGGTAAATACGATTCTATAAAACAGGCTGCCTACCAAGCCAATATGAAGATTGAGGAACTGGGTTTGGTTCTTTTCACTTTTGGCAATGTAAGCGCTGTTGACCGGGTCGAAGAAGTGTTTGCCATCAAGCCGAGCGGTGTGCCGTATGAGGATTTATCACCGGAAAAAATGGTGGTGGTGGACTTTGATGCAAAAACAGTTGAAGGTGATTTGCGTCCCTCATCCGACACGAAAACCCATGCCGTTCTTTACAAACACTGGCCGGAGATAGGCGGCGTTGCCCACACGCATTCAACGTATGCAACCGCCTGGGCTCAGTCGCTAAAAGACATTCCCATTCTTGGAACCACTCATGCCGATCATCTGACAGTGGATGTACCGTGCGCTCCGCCAATGGCTGATGAGATGATCAAGGGAGATTACGAGTATCAAACCGGTTTCCAGATTCTCAAACTGTTTGATGAACGGAATTTATCCTATAAAGAAGTGGAAATGGTGTTGGTTGGAAGTCATGCGCCGTTTACATGGGGAGAGTCGGCCGAGAAAGCCGTTTACAACAGTGCGGTTTTGGAGCAAATTGCCGAAATGGCATTCCTGAGTTTACAGATTGATCCGAAAGGTTTTAGAATGAAAGAGTCGCTCATTCAAAAACATTATGAGCGAAAACATGGAAAAGACGCCTACTATGGACAGAATGGTGATTAA
- a CDS encoding arabinan endo-1,5-alpha-L-arabinosidase, with the protein MISFKKNLITIFTTVIASTFIFIGFANAQLRDVRVHDPVMIQQDQTYYLFHTGRGISVKSSTDLIHWTEEEPVFDSAPEWTFETVPDFRNHIWAPDIAYHNGTYYLYYSVSAFGKNTSAIGVATNQTLHPDDPNFEWTDHGPVVKSVPGRDMWNAIDPNLAIDENGTPWLTFGSYWMGMKLVKLQGNLTEVAVDTSAEWHTIAARHRYWKLDERDAGDTENGDIEAPFIFKKNGYYYLFSSWDRCCAGEESTYKVVVGRSKEITGPYLDRTNTDMRHGGGTLVIKGNEDWAGIGHNSAYTFNGIDYLIAHGYDISDEGRSKLIMLEIEWDKEGWPHVSLD; encoded by the coding sequence ATGATTTCTTTTAAAAAGAATTTAATTACAATCTTTACAACAGTAATTGCATCCACTTTTATATTTATAGGATTCGCTAATGCCCAATTACGGGATGTACGTGTACATGACCCTGTAATGATTCAACAGGACCAAACCTATTATCTGTTTCATACCGGGCGGGGTATATCCGTAAAATCTTCTACTGATTTAATTCATTGGACAGAAGAAGAACCGGTTTTCGATTCAGCCCCCGAATGGACCTTTGAAACTGTTCCGGATTTCCGGAATCACATATGGGCACCGGATATCGCCTACCACAATGGTACGTACTATCTTTATTATTCTGTCTCTGCTTTTGGAAAAAATACCTCGGCCATAGGGGTAGCAACGAATCAAACATTGCATCCGGATGACCCCAATTTTGAATGGACCGACCATGGTCCGGTTGTGAAATCGGTACCCGGCCGTGATATGTGGAATGCGATTGACCCCAATCTAGCCATTGATGAGAACGGAACCCCGTGGCTGACATTTGGTTCTTACTGGATGGGAATGAAGCTGGTAAAACTACAGGGAAATCTCACTGAAGTTGCCGTGGATACTTCTGCGGAATGGCATACGATTGCAGCCCGCCACCGCTACTGGAAACTGGATGAACGCGATGCCGGAGATACTGAAAATGGTGATATTGAGGCTCCGTTCATCTTCAAAAAGAATGGATATTACTACCTTTTTTCATCCTGGGACCGATGCTGTGCTGGTGAAGAAAGTACTTACAAAGTGGTTGTTGGACGCTCCAAAGAAATAACGGGGCCTTACTTGGATCGCACAAACACGGATATGCGTCATGGCGGGGGAACTCTGGTTATAAAAGGTAATGAAGATTGGGCTGGAATAGGACACAACTCGGCCTATACATTTAATGGAATCGATTATTTGATAGCCCACGGATATGATATTTCTGATGAGGGGCGTTCGAAGTTAATTATGCTTGAAATTGAATGGGATAAAGAGGGCTGGCCTCATGTTTCTCTTGATTGA
- a CDS encoding MBOAT family O-acyltransferase — protein sequence MSLGQYVLRRTGIPLGASGSLIMMFSKSFSAKSPKVFWQYWNPVFSYYLGKYIHSPIKRILPVSVATILTFLVSGFIHDLATIFVRGSTRFLFTTWFFFLGLGVIIGEIANVEWPQQRKSVRVLSNLLYLILNLGLAYGVIFILSTNS from the coding sequence ATGAGCCTGGGCCAATATGTCCTTCGGCGGACAGGAATTCCTTTGGGAGCTTCCGGCTCGCTCATAATGATGTTTTCAAAATCATTTAGCGCCAAATCACCCAAGGTTTTTTGGCAATACTGGAACCCTGTCTTCAGCTACTATTTGGGCAAGTACATTCACTCACCCATCAAAAGAATCCTGCCGGTTTCCGTGGCAACTATTCTGACTTTTTTGGTCAGTGGTTTTATTCATGACCTGGCAACTATTTTTGTAAGAGGCTCAACCCGATTCTTGTTTACAACGTGGTTCTTCTTTTTAGGATTGGGTGTGATTATCGGCGAAATAGCAAACGTGGAGTGGCCACAACAGAGAAAATCCGTTCGTGTTTTATCTAACCTTCTCTACCTGATTCTTAATCTTGGCCTTGCTTATGGAGTGATTTTCATCCTTTCAACAAACTCGTAA
- a CDS encoding DUF7010 family protein — MTIAEAQENMRFGYFGGAPGLLASGLVWVVAGLFGQLSSAQASIIALFVGGMFIHPISVVICKLLKRPGSHKKGNPLAALVFESTVLLFVGFFIAYAAMLFNAGLFFPIMMMIIGSRYLLFSTLYGLRIYWGIGGFLIVSGIFCTVMQLPFITGAFLGGAIELVSSVLVFQISKSNDPRIQIT; from the coding sequence ATGACAATCGCTGAAGCACAGGAAAATATGAGATTTGGTTATTTCGGGGGAGCACCGGGCTTGCTTGCATCCGGACTGGTTTGGGTCGTCGCCGGGCTATTCGGTCAGCTTAGCTCTGCCCAAGCCAGTATTATTGCATTATTTGTAGGCGGAATGTTTATTCATCCCATCTCGGTAGTTATCTGCAAATTATTAAAGCGGCCCGGATCACACAAAAAAGGGAATCCCCTGGCTGCCCTGGTATTCGAAAGTACGGTTTTATTATTTGTAGGATTTTTCATTGCGTATGCGGCCATGCTCTTTAACGCCGGGTTATTCTTTCCCATTATGATGATGATCATCGGCAGCCGATACCTGTTATTTTCAACCCTGTATGGATTACGGATTTACTGGGGGATTGGCGGATTTTTAATCGTCTCTGGGATTTTTTGCACGGTCATGCAACTGCCGTTTATTACCGGAGCATTTTTGGGCGGGGCGATAGAACTCGTTTCATCAGTTCTTGTCTTTCAGATATCAAAATCGAACGATCCGCGTATACAAATTACCTGA
- a CDS encoding L-fucose/L-arabinose isomerase family protein, translating to MLPKSKPKIGVLGIMQELYDKSLPGITERQEEYARNVCEELSDVADWDFPKAARDRDDIENILGDFNHKGLDGVMIIMLTYGPAMRTVRALQKNNLPILLANIQPEPEIATDWDMADLTYNQGIHGAQDMANAILRTHGDNFEVISADWKSDEFKNYVSDWAKAAQAATALKRMRIAAIGKMHGMGDTLSDEAAFTRVIGPEVNREYIGEIYRFMEVISEEEVNERVIVERNRFDVDEDMPEKNLRYAVRMYLGFKHFLEEYDYQGFSAHFDTFKGDGRFEQINMLAASNLMADGYGYAAEGDTNTASMVSAGHILEDTAHFTEMYAMDFKRKSMLMSHMGEGNWRIARKDKPVRLANRVLGIGDLGDPPTTVFMAEPGPATIVSLVHLVGEHFRLVVSYGEILDTEEYPTIEMPYFHFKPASGLRACNDGWLKAGGTHHQVLHLGDQRQKWKMLCNILGIEFTEV from the coding sequence ATGCTGCCGAAAAGCAAACCAAAAATTGGAGTTCTGGGCATCATGCAGGAACTATATGATAAATCACTGCCGGGGATTACGGAACGGCAGGAAGAGTATGCCCGGAATGTTTGTGAAGAATTATCTGATGTGGCCGACTGGGATTTCCCGAAAGCCGCCCGAGACCGGGATGACATCGAGAATATCCTGGGAGATTTCAATCATAAAGGCCTGGATGGAGTGATGATTATAATGCTGACTTACGGACCGGCTATGCGAACGGTCCGGGCTCTTCAAAAAAATAATCTCCCGATTCTCCTGGCCAATATTCAACCCGAACCGGAAATTGCCACCGATTGGGACATGGCCGACCTGACTTACAATCAGGGAATCCATGGTGCGCAGGATATGGCAAACGCAATTCTCCGAACGCATGGCGATAATTTTGAGGTGATCTCCGCCGACTGGAAAAGTGATGAGTTTAAAAATTATGTATCCGATTGGGCGAAAGCGGCTCAGGCTGCGACAGCCCTGAAACGAATGAGAATCGCGGCCATTGGAAAAATGCATGGAATGGGAGATACGCTTTCGGACGAAGCAGCTTTTACCCGGGTCATCGGTCCGGAAGTAAACCGTGAATATATCGGCGAGATCTATCGCTTTATGGAAGTCATCAGCGAGGAAGAGGTTAACGAGCGTGTGATTGTTGAACGGAATAGGTTTGATGTGGATGAGGATATGCCCGAAAAAAATCTGCGCTATGCCGTTCGTATGTATCTCGGCTTCAAACATTTTTTGGAAGAGTACGATTACCAGGGATTTTCCGCCCACTTTGACACGTTTAAAGGCGATGGCCGGTTTGAACAGATTAATATGCTGGCCGCATCCAATTTGATGGCAGATGGTTATGGATACGCCGCTGAGGGTGATACCAACACGGCGAGCATGGTATCTGCGGGACATATTTTGGAAGACACCGCTCACTTCACTGAAATGTATGCGATGGATTTTAAAAGAAAGTCTATGCTGATGAGCCACATGGGAGAAGGCAATTGGAGAATTGCACGGAAGGATAAACCGGTTAGGCTGGCAAATCGCGTGCTTGGGATTGGTGATCTGGGCGATCCGCCCACCACAGTTTTTATGGCAGAGCCGGGTCCGGCAACGATTGTTTCACTGGTTCATCTCGTTGGCGAGCACTTCCGCCTTGTGGTTTCGTACGGAGAAATCCTCGACACCGAAGAATACCCGACCATTGAAATGCCCTATTTTCACTTCAAACCTGCAAGCGGTCTTCGAGCATGCAATGACGGATGGCTGAAAGCGGGCGGGACGCATCACCAGGTTCTGCATCTGGGCGATCAGAGACAGAAATGGAAGATGCTGTGCAATATTCTGGGTATTGAGTTTACAGAGGTTTAA
- a CDS encoding ribulokinase → MSRDKDKHVIGVDFGTDSVRSVLISSSGNYIGDAVHYYSRWKEGRYCNSSANQFRQHPLDYLEGLTETITRVLNEAGSNIRNNVAAISVDTTGSTPVAVNKRGTPLALTDGFEENPNAMFILWKDHTAIKEAEEINNLAAKWDIDYTKYVGGVYSSEWFWAKILHTVRSDEKVRKHAWSWVEHCDWIPFELTGGDDISKMKRSRCAAGHKAMWHEEFGGIPAQDFLSALDPLLDGIRERMFRDTYTADQPAGKLSKEWSEKLGLPMGVMVGTGAFDAHMGAVGGEIEPYYLSKVMGTSTCDMLIAPKEDMEGQLIKGICGQVDGSVIPGMMGLEAGQSAFGDVYAWFKEILLWPVRNSHILEDHLREKLLDELNDSLIGNLEKAAAENISVENDKYLTALDWLNGRRTPDANQNLTSAIEGMSLGTTAPDIYRALVESTCFGAKAIVDRFVEEGIPIKGIIGMGGVAKKSSYVMQMLSDVLNMPIRIVKSEQTCALGAAMFGATAAGLFPRVEEAVEAMGSGFEKTYEPNPDMVGHYQKKYESYCSLALTVEARISNRRLENNG, encoded by the coding sequence ATGAGCCGTGACAAAGACAAACATGTCATTGGAGTCGATTTTGGAACGGATTCAGTTCGGTCTGTTCTCATCAGCTCGAGTGGCAATTACATAGGTGATGCCGTACACTACTACTCCCGTTGGAAAGAGGGAAGGTATTGCAATTCATCAGCGAACCAGTTTCGACAGCACCCGTTAGATTATTTGGAAGGATTGACCGAAACCATCACCAGGGTTTTGAATGAAGCGGGTAGCAATATCAGAAATAACGTTGCCGCCATTTCTGTAGATACAACCGGATCTACTCCTGTCGCTGTTAACAAACGAGGGACGCCTTTGGCTCTGACGGATGGATTTGAGGAAAATCCCAACGCGATGTTCATTCTCTGGAAAGATCATACCGCCATTAAAGAAGCGGAAGAGATTAACAATCTGGCGGCGAAATGGGACATCGACTATACAAAATATGTGGGTGGTGTTTACTCTTCTGAATGGTTCTGGGCAAAGATCTTACACACGGTTCGGTCGGATGAAAAAGTGAGGAAACACGCCTGGAGCTGGGTGGAGCATTGCGATTGGATTCCGTTTGAGTTAACGGGGGGAGACGATATTTCAAAAATGAAACGCAGCCGTTGTGCCGCAGGCCACAAAGCGATGTGGCATGAAGAGTTTGGCGGCATTCCCGCCCAGGATTTTTTAAGTGCTTTAGACCCATTATTGGATGGAATCCGCGAACGAATGTTCAGAGATACATACACGGCTGATCAGCCGGCGGGAAAGCTATCAAAAGAATGGTCAGAAAAACTTGGACTGCCTATGGGAGTTATGGTGGGTACGGGCGCATTCGACGCCCACATGGGTGCAGTTGGAGGAGAAATAGAGCCCTATTATCTGAGTAAGGTAATGGGCACCTCCACCTGCGATATGTTGATCGCTCCAAAGGAAGATATGGAAGGGCAACTGATTAAAGGAATTTGCGGTCAGGTAGACGGATCGGTTATTCCCGGAATGATGGGGCTTGAAGCGGGCCAATCAGCTTTTGGGGATGTTTATGCCTGGTTCAAAGAAATCCTTCTGTGGCCTGTTAGAAACAGTCATATTCTTGAAGATCATTTGCGGGAAAAATTACTGGATGAGCTGAATGACTCGCTAATTGGAAATCTGGAAAAAGCCGCCGCAGAAAATATTTCTGTTGAGAATGATAAATATCTAACCGCTCTCGATTGGCTGAATGGACGGCGAACTCCGGATGCAAATCAGAACCTGACCTCGGCGATTGAAGGAATGAGCCTTGGTACAACAGCGCCGGATATCTACCGGGCGCTGGTCGAATCGACCTGTTTTGGTGCTAAAGCCATTGTGGACCGGTTTGTCGAGGAGGGAATTCCGATTAAGGGAATTATCGGGATGGGTGGAGTTGCCAAAAAATCATCGTATGTAATGCAGATGTTGAGCGATGTATTGAACATGCCTATCCGGATTGTGAAATCAGAACAAACCTGTGCACTGGGTGCTGCGATGTTTGGTGCTACGGCTGCCGGACTTTTTCCAAGGGTAGAGGAAGCCGTTGAAGCAATGGGATCGGGATTTGAAAAGACGTATGAACCGAATCCTGATATGGTTGGTCATTATCAGAAAAAATATGAAAGTTATTGTTCACTGGCTCTGACAGTAGAAGCACGTATCTCTAACCGGAGATTGGAGAATAATGGGTAA
- a CDS encoding cold-shock protein, giving the protein MPQQGKVKFFDSQKGFGFIKPEDGGKDIFVHRNNVDGLGPNQGLEDDENVEFEVEDTPKGPSAINVVSLDYV; this is encoded by the coding sequence ATGCCACAACAAGGAAAAGTTAAATTCTTTGACTCACAAAAAGGATTTGGATTTATTAAGCCGGAAGACGGCGGAAAAGATATTTTTGTCCACAGAAACAATGTAGATGGTCTTGGACCCAACCAGGGTTTGGAAGACGATGAAAATGTAGAATTTGAAGTTGAAGATACTCCAAAAGGCCCAAGCGCAATAAATGTTGTTAGCCTGGATTACGTATAA
- a CDS encoding cold-shock protein, with amino-acid sequence MSQQGKVKFFDKTKGFGFIKPNDGGKDIFVHRNNVPDLGPNQGLEDDENVEFDVEDSPKGPTAVNVKSLDYE; translated from the coding sequence ATGTCACAACAAGGTAAAGTAAAATTCTTCGACAAAACAAAGGGCTTTGGTTTTATCAAACCCAATGATGGAGGAAAAGATATTTTTGTTCACAGAAACAATGTTCCCGATCTTGGTCCTAACCAAGGTTTGGAAGATGATGAAAACGTAGAATTCGATGTTGAAGATTCCCCTAAAGGCCCTACTGCAGTAAATGTTAAGAGCCTGGATTACGAATAA
- a CDS encoding sodium:solute symporter, with the protein MGILSFIDWVVVGLYFLLILGIAWWVIKQKTETTSDFFLAGRHLGWFVVGTSIFASNIGSEHLVGLSGTGATDGMALSHYELQAWCLLILAWVMIPFYVRSKVFTMPEFLERRFSPLARTLLSTVSLVAYVLTKIAVGIFAGGIVLSVLLPELQFMGMNSFWLGSIIVIILTGIYTALGGLRAVAYTEAIQAIVLIIGSMFVLFYGIQAIGGWGSLVDTVGSEMFNLWKPIVPDGVSATWAPIITESQMAWYFNDQYPWLGMLFAAPIVGLWYWTTDQYIVQRALGAPNEEQARRGSIFAAFLKLLPVFLFIIPGIIAFALAKSGTIAEMQQHMIGADGEVIRENAQAAFPMMVAYVLPVGIRGLVVAGLLAALMSSLAGVFHASSTLFTMDLYTKMKEKTTDKELVWVGRIAVVAMIVIGLLWIPVIQGSRGLYDYLQGIQSYLAPPIFVVFFMGIFNSRLNKQGCLSALIVGIILGLFRLAVDTPAFLMDDFSYTEGSFLWIVNNIFFQYYSLGMFVICIAVMVGVSYATAAPDKEKISGLTYQTLTEEDKRESRASWGMKEVIWSVLLMVIIVVIYLYFRG; encoded by the coding sequence ATGGGAATACTATCATTCATTGACTGGGTCGTCGTTGGCTTATATTTTCTGTTGATTCTGGGAATCGCCTGGTGGGTGATCAAACAGAAAACGGAAACAACATCAGACTTTTTTCTTGCCGGTCGACACTTGGGCTGGTTTGTGGTAGGAACGTCCATTTTTGCATCCAATATTGGTTCCGAGCATCTTGTCGGGTTGTCGGGTACGGGGGCTACGGACGGTATGGCACTGTCTCATTACGAACTGCAAGCGTGGTGTTTGTTGATTTTAGCCTGGGTCATGATTCCGTTCTATGTACGTTCCAAAGTGTTTACAATGCCGGAGTTTTTGGAGAGACGCTTTTCACCACTGGCAAGAACACTTCTTTCCACGGTTTCTCTTGTGGCGTATGTGCTTACCAAGATTGCCGTTGGAATCTTTGCCGGTGGTATTGTATTGAGTGTGCTGCTTCCCGAACTGCAATTTATGGGGATGAACAGTTTTTGGCTGGGATCCATCATCGTGATCATTTTGACGGGTATTTACACAGCTCTTGGCGGACTTCGGGCGGTGGCCTACACGGAAGCTATCCAGGCTATTGTTTTGATTATCGGTTCTATGTTTGTTCTCTTTTATGGAATTCAGGCCATCGGCGGTTGGGGGTCATTGGTAGATACAGTTGGCTCAGAAATGTTTAACCTCTGGAAACCGATTGTCCCTGATGGTGTCAGTGCAACATGGGCACCGATTATAACCGAAAGCCAGATGGCATGGTATTTCAATGATCAGTATCCATGGCTGGGAATGCTTTTTGCCGCCCCCATTGTAGGCTTGTGGTACTGGACTACCGATCAATACATCGTTCAGAGAGCACTCGGCGCCCCCAATGAAGAGCAGGCTCGTCGCGGAAGTATCTTCGCCGCGTTCCTGAAATTGCTGCCTGTTTTCCTATTTATCATTCCCGGTATCATTGCCTTTGCATTGGCGAAATCCGGAACCATTGCCGAGATGCAGCAACACATGATCGGAGCGGATGGCGAGGTGATCCGTGAAAATGCACAGGCGGCTTTCCCAATGATGGTAGCTTACGTTTTACCTGTTGGAATTCGAGGATTGGTCGTTGCCGGGTTGTTAGCCGCTTTAATGAGCTCACTTGCCGGGGTTTTCCACGCTTCTTCCACACTGTTTACGATGGACCTTTATACCAAGATGAAGGAAAAGACCACCGATAAAGAACTTGTTTGGGTGGGGCGTATAGCCGTTGTAGCCATGATTGTCATCGGTTTGCTATGGATTCCGGTGATCCAGGGAAGCCGTGGTCTTTACGATTATCTACAGGGCATCCAGTCTTATCTGGCCCCGCCGATTTTCGTGGTGTTTTTTATGGGGATTTTCAACAGCCGGTTAAACAAACAGGGTTGCTTATCTGCGCTGATTGTTGGAATTATACTCGGTCTGTTCCGGCTGGCAGTCGATACACCGGCATTCTTGATGGATGATTTTTCATACACCGAGGGTTCTTTCCTTTGGATTGTCAACAACATCTTCTTCCAATATTACAGCCTGGGAATGTTTGTAATTTGTATCGCCGTCATGGTTGGAGTGAGTTACGCAACAGCCGCACCCGACAAAGAGAAAATCTCCGGACTGACTTATCAAACATTAACCGAAGAAGACAAACGAGAGTCAAGGGCAAGTTGGGGAATGAAAGAAGTTATTTGGTCGGTATTGCTGATGGTAATTATTGTCGTGATTTATCTTTATTTCCGTGGATGA